The window TGGCGATGGCCGCGAAGATGGCCAGCAGCAGCGTGAGCGTCAGCGTGACCAGGTAGATCTTGCGCAGGCCCGAGCGCGACACCGAACGTTGCTGGTATTCGTTGTAGGCCAGGCGCAGGGTCTCGGCGTTGCTGGCCAGGTAGTCCGGCACCGGTTGCAGGATCTGCAGGTAGCGCGTCTCGCCTTGCAGCGCCAGCGCCCGGCTGGGGGCCGGCACCAGCACCACCACATGCAGGCGCAGGTTGCCGTCGGAGTCGGACTGGCCGCTGGCCGGCCGGCTGTCATCGCTTTCCACCGCCGAGAAGGCGCGCGAGACCCGTGCCTGGCGCATCGCCTGGGTGCTCGGCAGGATGGGCGTGAGCGAGCCGATGGAGCCGCCCACCGTGCTCATGACCTGGCCGCTGCCGTTGACGATGGTGATTTCCATGTTCTGGTCGCGCTGGCGCGACAGATAGGTCACCTGTTCGGAGTCGCTCATGTCGGAGAGCTCCTGGGCCATGCCGCGCGCCCGCGAGACCAGGTCTGAGAGCGAGGAGTCGAGGGCGTTGCGGCCCAGGTTCAGGCCCGATTCCAGCGCCGCCTCCATGCGCACGTCGAACCACGACTCGATGGAGCGGGAGACGAACTGCACCGACATCAGGTAGATCACCGCTCCCGGCAGGATTCCCACCAGCGCAAACATGAGCACCAGCCGCGCCAGCAGCCGCGAGCCGAACTTGCCGCGGCGGTAGCGCTTGTAGAGCCGGCCCAGCAGCAGCAGCACCAGCCCCAGCAGCGAGATGGCGGCCAGGCCATTCAAGAACAGCAGCCAGGGGTAGTGCTGCTCGAAGAGGGCGGAATTTTCGGAGGCCGAGGCCAGCAGGAACAGCAGGATGCTGATGACGCCCCCGCCGACCACCAGCAGATAGCGTAAGGTGCGGCTCATTCGGGTTTGTAGGTGAATTCGATCCAGTCGGAGGAGAGCCGCCAGTCGCTGTTGTTGAGCGCGTTGACCTGGAAGGGCTTGGGCAGTTGCGCCACGTCCAGCCGCATGCGCAGGCCGACGTTGTAGTTGTCGCCGCTCTTGAGGGTATTGTTGTCGGCAATGAGCCAGCGCGGCGGACGGCGGATCAGCGTAAGGGCGTCGTCCAGGTTGGTGAAGCTCTGCTGCAGCTGGCCGCTGATGGCGGTATGGTACTGGCGCGTGAGCACGTTATAGGACAGGCGCACCGTGCGCGTGGCCGAGACGCTGCTTTCGTCGAACCAGTACCAGCGGCGCCGGGTCAGCTGCACGTCGGTGGTGAAATAGAGCGGCACCCCGCGCGAGAGGGCGTCTTCCAGGCCACGGTTCAGATCGAAGTCATAGGAGACCGAGAGCCGGTAGCCCTCGTCGCTATGCTCGATGCTGGCCTGGCTGACCGTGATTTCGGCAGCCCGGGCAGGATGCCAGGCCAGCGCCAGCAGCAGCGCCAGCAGCAGCGCCAGCAGCGGCAGCAGCCACGCCAGCAGCCGTGATGGAGGGCGGCCCCAGGCCGCCAGGGGCCGAGGGCTTTGCCGGTGGGAAGGGGCGAAGTCCGATTGCGTCAAATTCATGCACCAGGTTTTTGGAACAGCGCATAGAACAGACCATCATGGTCGGCCGTCTCGCTGGCGGTGGGCAGGAGTTGGCCGGGTGCGGGCAACCGGATGGCGTTGTGCTTCTGCGCGAAGGCGACTGCCTGCTGCTCCGATTCCTGGGGCCACAGCGAGCAGGTTACCAGCAGCAATTTACCATCGGGTCGCAGCATCTGCCAAAGCTTGTCCAGAATTTGCGTGGAAAGTGTTGCAAGCTGCGCGGTGTCGGTCTTGCGGCGCAGCCAGCGGATATCCGGGTGGCGGCGCACGATGCCCGAGGCGGTGCAGGGCACGTCGGCCAGGATGCGATCGAAGGGCTGGCCATCCCACCAGTCGTCGGCGCGGGCGTCGCCGGTGGTCAGGCGGGCCTTGAGCTGGAGCCGATCAAGGTTCTCGGCGATGCGTTGCAGGCGGCGGGTGTCGTGGTCCAGGGCTTGCAGGTCGAGATCGGCCAGTTCCAGCAGATGGCCGGTCTTGCCGCCCGGGGCGGCGCAGGCGTCCAGCACCCGCATGCCATCGGCCACGTCCAGCAGCGGCGCGGCCAGCTGGGCGGCGGCGTCCTGCACCGACACCACGCCTTCGGCAAAACCGGGAAGCTGCTGCACCGGCACCGGCCGGTGCAGCCGCACCGCCGCCGGGCCGACCTGGCGCGCGGCCATGCCAGCCTGTTGCAGGGTGTCGAGGTATTGCGCCACCGTGGTGCGACGGCGATTCACCCGCAGGGTCAGCGGCGGGGCCTGGTTGCCGGCGTGCAGGATGGCTTGCCATTGTTCGGGATAGGCCGCCTTGAGGCGGTCGATCCACCAGGTCGGGTAGTTCCAGGTGCCGGGCGGGGTCTTGGTCGCCTGCGGCATCAGGGTGGCGCGTTCGCGCAGCAAGCGGCGCAGGATGGCATTGACCACCCCCTTGGCGAAACTCATCTCGGGGCTGATGGCGGCGGCCTGCACGGCCTGGTCCACCACGGTGAAGCTGTCGTAGCCGGACTCTTCTTCGTTGACCAGCAGCGCCAGCGCCGTCACCAGCAGCCCATGCAGCACCTCCGGCTGGGGCGGCTTGTTGGCCAGCAGGCCCAGTAGGCTCTCGGTCAGGCCCAGGCTGCGCATGGCGCGGTAGCTGAGATCCTGGATGGCGCCGCGCGCCGGCGCTGGCGCATCGCTGCGGCTGAAGATCTGCGCCAGCGCCTGCGGCAGCGCGTGGCCGGCCCGCACGGCGGCCACCGCCTGGGCGGCGTAGGCCAACTGGTAGGCCAGGGAATCGGCCTTGGCGCCGGGAGGAAGAAGGGAAATCTGGATCACGTCGTTTGCTTGCTCAAGAGGGGGCGCGGGCGGCGTTTCGCTGGGGAAACTTCTGTGGCCACAGGCGCGGGCCGTCAGTGTAACAGCCCGTCCGGGGAGCGCGCCCAGGAAAAACGGCTGTCGCGGTGGATGATCGCGACAGCCGTTTCAGGTGATGCGTGATGCGGGGATGGCCTTGGCGGCGATATCAGACGCCCCAGAGGATGTCGTAACCGCCCTTCTTGGCTTCGCGCAGCATGTCCAGCAGCGGATAGGCGCGCGCCGAGAAGCTGACGGCCTCGATCTTTTCGTGGTTGTGGTCGTCCACGTCGGCGTTGTGGTGGGCATTGACATCACGGGCCAGGGCTTCGGCGGCTTCGTGGGCCTTGCTGGCGTTGATCTGCTGTTCCAGCGCGGCGATGGCTTCGCCGGCTTCGGCAGCGGTGATCACCCCGCGCGCGGGGTCCTTGTGCAACAGGTCCAGGATGGGTTTGGCGTGCGATTCATACATCACCACATCGGCAGCCGCTTTTGATTTGAATGTGATCAGCATATTTCCTCTGGGTCTTTGATTGAAAATGTTCTGGGCGCAGCCGGACGGGCCTGGCCTGGTGGAAATGCGCTGCAAAGCATCCGCATTCCTGCGGGACGCCCGTCTGGAGTCACGGGCGAGCCCAAGAATACCCCGGTCACGCCGCCTTTGTCATCTTGCAGCGGGACCGTTCACGTTGGTTTGAATGAGCTGAAAAAGGTTTCCAGATTCTCATCAGTGAAGGATTTTTCTTCACCTACCATCAGGATCTGGTAGACCCGCCGGTCCCGGCTGGCCAGCCGCGCAGCCAGTCGCAGGGGCCGACCGCGCGCCACGCCACGGGCCTCGAGGTCCATGCTGTGGTCCAGGCCCGCCGTCTTGCCCGGCCAGGCCGGCGCACCCTGGGCCTGCCCGGCGATATTGTTGAGCAGGGCGGTACGCATGGCCGCCAGCGCCCGCTCGGCGGCGGCGGCGTCAGGCAGTTCGGCGGTGCCCACGGCGAAGGTGACGCCGTCGACTTCGGCCGCGGTCATGCTCATCTCCACGCGCGGACCGTCCAGGTCGATCTCGCGGGTGACGCTGCTGGGCTTGGCCGGCAGCAGCACCACGAAATGCGCGCCATTGTCGCTGCTTTCGCGCCAGTTGTAGCGCGGTGAACAGGCTTGCAAGGCCATCGCGGCGATAGCGGTTAGCGCGGCCAGGCGGAGGGAAGCGGACAGGGCGGGTAAGCGGCGCATGGGATAAAGGCGTGGCCAGGGAGGAGCCATCATAACAAAGCCGCAGCAAGGCATAAAAAGCGCTGTTG is drawn from Herbaspirillum seropedicae and contains these coding sequences:
- the rsmB gene encoding 16S rRNA (cytosine(967)-C(5))-methyltransferase RsmB → MIQISLLPPGAKADSLAYQLAYAAQAVAAVRAGHALPQALAQIFSRSDAPAPARGAIQDLSYRAMRSLGLTESLLGLLANKPPQPEVLHGLLVTALALLVNEEESGYDSFTVVDQAVQAAAISPEMSFAKGVVNAILRRLLRERATLMPQATKTPPGTWNYPTWWIDRLKAAYPEQWQAILHAGNQAPPLTLRVNRRRTTVAQYLDTLQQAGMAARQVGPAAVRLHRPVPVQQLPGFAEGVVSVQDAAAQLAAPLLDVADGMRVLDACAAPGGKTGHLLELADLDLQALDHDTRRLQRIAENLDRLQLKARLTTGDARADDWWDGQPFDRILADVPCTASGIVRRHPDIRWLRRKTDTAQLATLSTQILDKLWQMLRPDGKLLLVTCSLWPQESEQQAVAFAQKHNAIRLPAPGQLLPTASETADHDGLFYALFQKPGA
- a CDS encoding DUF1840 domain-containing protein, with amino-acid sequence MLITFKSKAAADVVMYESHAKPILDLLHKDPARGVITAAEAGEAIAALEQQINASKAHEAAEALARDVNAHHNADVDDHNHEKIEAVSFSARAYPLLDMLREAKKGGYDILWGV
- a CDS encoding DUF4390 domain-containing protein, which gives rise to MNLTQSDFAPSHRQSPRPLAAWGRPPSRLLAWLLPLLALLLALLLALAWHPARAAEITVSQASIEHSDEGYRLSVSYDFDLNRGLEDALSRGVPLYFTTDVQLTRRRWYWFDESSVSATRTVRLSYNVLTRQYHTAISGQLQQSFTNLDDALTLIRRPPRWLIADNNTLKSGDNYNVGLRMRLDVAQLPKPFQVNALNNSDWRLSSDWIEFTYKPE